The following are encoded in a window of Pseudofrancisella aestuarii genomic DNA:
- a CDS encoding multidrug effflux MFS transporter, with translation MTIRKGSKLLIFVAVFFAALPPFAIDTYIPAFGKIGEYFNIQPSMVATSVSTYFFGFALGMLFWGALSDRIGRKKTLILGMFIYMLSSILCSLSSTYEMLLYMRFIQGLGDSSGAIIAMAIIRDCYRGKKLITTMATLTMVFMIAPIISPMIGSLIIYTTGEWQDIFHFLTIYGIFLFGLSFFLPETLKEHKKTSSLLHNLRIYFKHIKNIPFVLCSVVAGLSFSALFSFISSSSVLIIDYFKLGYFIYCILFALNIVGIIFVNYYIKRKITLYNQYKFIFVGYSLAILALLINFIIAQHYQNIYLFVFVNTIATAGFSLINVITTSKALNQLKEGYGSGNAINNLIKFSLGGMASFMISHYISSKLMTEIPLQQIIFIFSALIIFLLIRKKLR, from the coding sequence ATGACCATACGAAAAGGTAGTAAACTTTTAATATTTGTTGCTGTTTTTTTTGCGGCGCTACCTCCTTTTGCAATAGATACTTATATCCCAGCATTTGGAAAAATAGGTGAATATTTTAATATTCAGCCAAGTATGGTAGCCACATCTGTATCAACATATTTTTTTGGATTCGCTCTAGGCATGCTTTTTTGGGGAGCCTTATCAGATCGTATAGGACGAAAAAAAACTCTTATATTAGGCATGTTTATATATATGTTGAGCTCTATTCTTTGCTCATTAAGTAGTACTTATGAAATGCTTCTTTATATGAGGTTTATTCAAGGACTTGGTGATTCATCTGGTGCTATTATAGCAATGGCAATAATTCGTGACTGCTATCGTGGGAAGAAACTAATTACTACTATGGCTACTCTAACTATGGTATTTATGATTGCCCCAATAATTTCACCTATGATAGGAAGCCTTATTATATATACTACTGGAGAATGGCAAGATATATTTCACTTTCTCACAATATATGGAATATTCTTATTTGGTTTATCATTCTTCTTACCAGAAACATTAAAAGAACATAAAAAAACATCTAGCTTACTCCATAATCTTAGAATTTATTTTAAACATATTAAAAACATTCCTTTCGTATTATGCTCTGTAGTTGCTGGTCTAAGTTTTAGTGCCCTTTTTAGTTTTATAAGTTCATCCTCTGTTTTAATTATTGATTATTTTAAACTTGGATATTTTATATACTGTATTTTATTTGCTCTTAATATAGTTGGTATTATTTTTGTAAATTATTATATTAAAAGAAAAATAACTTTATATAATCAATATAAATTTATCTTTGTTGGTTATAGTTTAGCTATCTTAGCTTTACTTATAAATTTTATAATAGCTCAACATTATCAAAATATTTATTTATTTGTATTCGTAAATACAATAGCTACTGCCGGTTTTTCTTTAATAAATGTAATTACTACTTCAAAAGCCTTAAATCAGTTAAAAGAAGGATATGGTTCAGGTAATGCTATAAACAACTTAATTAAATTTTCTTTAGGTGGTATGGCTAGCTTTATGATAAGCCACTATATAAGCTCAAAGCTAATGACAGAAATTCCTTTACAACAAATTATATTTATATTTTCAGCTTTAATAATATTTTTGCTAATAAGAAAAAAATTAAGATAA
- a CDS encoding metallophosphoesterase gives MKRILIIAILLNIITFGYASDKEYNFLVITDIHLDINKKTPMVIDPAKFNRENELDKNTFNKMINLIKSDIGKSIAKPNSILMLGDMVRHPEPGENNPIGTVVDNELYIYRSFDEKFANIPVLYTFGNNDNIIHYGNFNIRGLSPYTISKNNNFDGFISHTNYCFSDIPKPCLLAENTIDGYYIAMLDDKLELINLNSILFSRKYDGTSGEEKSKEELEFLSNQLKKAKTKGNSVLIATHIPVGNDSYDNKNLWTKEYTEEFIKIIKEYKDTVIGIVNGHTHVDEVRILPIDENTNIGEYTTTSLTTVITNAPGFKSFTLAENSGKWTIKDYSAYSFIEPQINDLKIKKLYTFTDEYCDKNSYKENINNCLKNVTLDKMSKFTFIENPNVKPRKLINNSLYIS, from the coding sequence ATGAAAAGAATATTAATCATAGCGATATTGTTGAATATTATTACATTTGGCTATGCATCTGATAAAGAATATAACTTTTTAGTTATTACAGATATCCATTTAGATATAAATAAAAAAACTCCGATGGTTATAGATCCTGCAAAGTTTAATCGTGAGAATGAATTAGATAAAAATACATTTAATAAAATGATAAATTTAATAAAAAGTGATATAGGTAAGTCAATTGCTAAACCAAATAGTATATTAATGCTTGGTGACATGGTTAGACACCCTGAGCCAGGAGAAAATAATCCAATTGGAACTGTGGTTGATAATGAGTTATATATCTATAGATCATTTGATGAGAAATTTGCGAATATTCCAGTTCTTTATACTTTTGGTAATAACGACAATATTATTCACTATGGAAATTTTAATATAAGAGGATTATCTCCATATACAATTTCTAAAAATAATAATTTTGATGGGTTTATATCACATACTAATTATTGTTTTTCAGATATTCCTAAACCTTGCTTGTTGGCTGAAAATACAATAGATGGATATTATATAGCTATGTTAGATGATAAGTTAGAGCTTATAAATCTTAATAGTATTTTATTTTCTAGAAAGTATGATGGAACAAGTGGTGAAGAAAAGTCAAAAGAAGAGCTAGAGTTTTTATCTAATCAATTAAAAAAAGCAAAAACCAAAGGTAATAGTGTGCTGATAGCAACACATATTCCAGTAGGTAATGATTCTTATGATAATAAAAATCTATGGACTAAAGAATATACAGAAGAGTTTATAAAAATTATTAAGGAATATAAGGATACTGTAATAGGTATAGTCAATGGTCATACACATGTTGATGAGGTTAGAATTTTACCTATTGATGAAAATACTAATATTGGCGAATATACAACAACTTCTCTTACAACAGTAATAACAAATGCTCCGGGTTTTAAGAGTTTTACATTAGCTGAAAATAGTGGAAAGTGGACTATAAAAGACTATTCAGCATATAGTTTTATTGAGCCCCAAATAAATGATTTAAAAATAAAAAAACTATATACATTTACAGATGAATATTGTGATAAAAATAGTTATAAAGAGAATATAAATAATTGTTTAAAAAATGTAACTTTGGATAAAATGAGTAAATTTACATTTATAGAAAATCCTAATGTAAAACCACGTAAATTAATAAATAACTCTCTTTATATCTCTTAA
- a CDS encoding bifunctional methionine sulfoxide reductase B/A protein, with product MLKTKSLTPFEYEVIINKATEKPFTGRYNDTDIDIEGTYLCRNCGLPLFKASSKFTSTCGWPSYDEHIANNVKELPDADGRRTEILCNGCDGHLGHIFHGEGYTKLNTRYCVNSASVDFVPFESLCETEEILVAAGCFWGVEYYLKKLDGVLLAESGYCGGDEQYPDYKKVCNGDTGYLEVVRVIFQKSKLSLEGILKYFFEIHDFEQTNGQGPDIGEQYKSAIFYYNDEQKRVAEKVKQGLTNMGYKVATDIREAKPYYVAEDYHLDYYNKKGTLPYCHMPRKVFE from the coding sequence ATGTTAAAGACAAAAAGTTTAACTCCATTTGAATATGAGGTAATAATTAATAAAGCAACAGAAAAGCCTTTTACAGGTAGATATAATGATACTGATATTGATATTGAAGGAACATATCTTTGCAGAAATTGTGGTTTACCTTTATTTAAAGCAAGTAGTAAATTTACATCCACATGCGGCTGGCCAAGTTATGATGAGCATATAGCTAATAATGTTAAAGAACTACCAGATGCTGATGGTCGTAGGACTGAAATTTTATGTAATGGTTGTGATGGACATTTAGGACATATTTTTCATGGTGAAGGATATACTAAATTAAATACACGTTATTGTGTAAATTCAGCATCTGTTGATTTTGTACCTTTTGAAAGCCTTTGTGAAACTGAAGAAATATTAGTAGCAGCAGGATGTTTCTGGGGAGTTGAATATTATCTAAAGAAATTAGATGGAGTTCTTTTAGCAGAGTCTGGTTATTGTGGAGGAGATGAACAATACCCAGATTATAAAAAAGTTTGTAATGGTGATACAGGATACTTAGAAGTAGTGAGAGTTATATTTCAAAAAAGTAAATTATCTCTGGAAGGCATTTTGAAATACTTCTTTGAAATACATGATTTTGAACAAACTAATGGGCAGGGACCTGATATTGGAGAACAATATAAATCAGCAATATTTTATTATAATGATGAGCAAAAGAGAGTTGCTGAAAAAGTTAAACAAGGTTTAACTAATATGGGTTATAAAGTTGCTACTGATATTAGAGAAGCAAAACCTTATTATGTTGCAGAAGATTATCATTTGGATTATTACAATAAAAAGGGAACTTTGCCTTATTGTCATATGCCAAGAAAAGTTTTTGAATAA
- a CDS encoding dipeptide epimerase: protein MKKIIDINCSVISIPLNRTFVTAVRSTNVIDTILVKLTLDDGTVGYGAAPATVAITGDTLHGMKFIISELFSPVILNTNLEDYEAVLGRAFSRAMFNTGAKMAIDLAYHDLLAKQKGISVLKFLGGSNNILETDVSISCGTVSETIENITNGIEKGFSTIKVKVGADFNRDIELLKFLDSEFSKQIRFRFDANQGWTEKQSRQFIEELNKYSINVELVEQPVKYHNYRAMKNITEFSNIPILADESVFSEADAIRLIEERACNMLNIKLAKTGGILEAKKIKKIANEHNIPCMIGCMMESPLGIVAAASFALAEDISMADLDVLDWINKDYYSNFVTFDEPNIIVKDSKGYGFNI from the coding sequence ATGAAAAAGATAATAGATATTAATTGCTCAGTAATAAGTATTCCATTAAATAGAACTTTTGTAACAGCTGTTAGAAGTACAAATGTTATAGATACTATCTTGGTTAAACTTACTTTAGATGATGGAACAGTTGGATATGGCGCAGCACCGGCTACAGTAGCTATTACGGGTGATACTCTTCACGGTATGAAGTTTATTATTTCAGAGTTATTTTCTCCAGTTATTCTAAATACAAACTTAGAAGATTATGAGGCTGTTTTAGGAAGGGCCTTTTCAAGAGCTATGTTTAATACTGGTGCAAAAATGGCTATTGATTTAGCATATCACGATTTATTAGCTAAGCAGAAGGGTATATCTGTACTAAAGTTCTTAGGTGGAAGTAATAATATTTTAGAAACGGATGTCTCAATAAGCTGTGGTACCGTCTCAGAAACTATAGAGAATATTACAAATGGAATAGAAAAAGGATTTTCTACTATAAAAGTAAAGGTTGGTGCTGATTTTAATAGAGATATAGAGTTATTAAAGTTCCTAGATAGTGAATTTTCTAAACAAATAAGATTTAGATTTGATGCAAATCAAGGTTGGACAGAAAAACAATCTAGACAATTTATAGAAGAACTAAACAAATATAGTATAAATGTTGAGTTAGTAGAGCAGCCGGTTAAATATCATAATTATAGGGCTATGAAAAATATTACAGAGTTTAGTAATATTCCTATTCTTGCAGATGAGTCTGTATTTAGTGAAGCTGATGCTATAAGACTAATAGAGGAGAGAGCTTGTAATATGCTAAATATTAAATTAGCTAAAACAGGAGGGATTTTAGAAGCTAAAAAAATTAAAAAAATAGCTAATGAGCATAATATTCCATGTATGATCGGTTGTATGATGGAATCACCCTTAGGGATAGTTGCTGCAGCTAGTTTTGCTTTAGCTGAAGATATTAGTATGGCTGATCTTGATGTTTTAGACTGGATTAATAAAGATTATTATAGTAATTTTGTGACTTTTGATGAGCCTAATATTATTGTTAAAGATAGTAAAGGCTATGGATTTAATATATAG
- a CDS encoding BCCT family transporter encodes MERNKGAYAPVFYPAIVLAIIFSLLGILCPTLFSKYMELIQNIILEKFGWLYILAMSIFVCLCVFLMFSRFGDIKLGQEHELPQHSNLSWFAMLFAAGMGIGLMFYGVAEPLQHFLAPPDATADKFQAAKEAMDITFFHWGIEAWSVYAVVGLSLAYFAYRHDLPLLPRSILYPILGKHIYGPIGHAVDVFAILGTLFGVATSLGFGAMQVSAGISFLIGAPDTVQMQIIYIIFIVALATISVGLGLDKGIKILSNVNIVLALILLGFILFFGHTTDLVKDYFQNIGYYISTIVDKTFNLYAYNKDSQGWLKSWTLFYWGWWIAWSPFVGMFIAKVSRGRSIREFVVGVLFIPVGFTFLWMTVFGNSSIDIAMTSSGESLVSAAQNNVPVALFEFLRFFPFSTFASILAVLLVVTFFVTSADSGSLVIDILATGNAKESLVLHRISWSILTGLLAISLLLTGGLDALQSATIISAFPLLFILFLMCICLIKSLRLDYLRIKSIETHSTVVQYVKANTSWQDRLKAIIDKPSKEEAELFLHDVVHNAIYEVSNKMKQTGLNTEVFVDEETISLTIFNEKTDDFIYTVMLRIYQSKDESEYNRVEVFLSHGGQYYDIMGYSKEQVIADVINQYDKHLHYLHLAVADKDIIS; translated from the coding sequence ATGGAACGTAATAAAGGTGCTTATGCGCCAGTATTTTATCCAGCGATTGTTTTAGCAATAATATTTTCTTTGTTGGGTATACTTTGCCCAACCTTATTCTCAAAGTATATGGAATTAATACAAAATATAATCTTAGAGAAATTTGGTTGGTTATACATATTAGCAATGAGTATATTTGTCTGCTTATGTGTTTTTTTAATGTTTAGTCGATTTGGAGACATTAAACTAGGTCAGGAACATGAGCTTCCTCAACATAGTAATTTATCTTGGTTTGCTATGTTATTTGCCGCAGGTATGGGAATAGGTTTAATGTTTTATGGAGTTGCAGAGCCATTACAGCATTTTTTAGCTCCACCGGATGCTACAGCTGATAAGTTTCAAGCAGCAAAGGAAGCTATGGATATCACCTTTTTCCACTGGGGAATTGAGGCTTGGTCTGTATATGCAGTAGTTGGATTATCTTTAGCATATTTTGCTTATCGCCATGATCTTCCATTACTACCTCGTTCTATATTATATCCAATATTAGGAAAACATATTTATGGTCCAATAGGTCATGCAGTAGATGTATTTGCTATACTAGGAACATTATTTGGAGTTGCAACGTCATTAGGCTTCGGTGCTATGCAAGTTAGTGCTGGAATAAGCTTTTTAATAGGAGCTCCAGACACAGTTCAGATGCAGATTATTTATATTATATTTATAGTTGCATTAGCTACTATCTCTGTTGGTCTTGGACTAGATAAGGGTATTAAGATCCTAAGTAATGTAAATATAGTATTAGCTCTTATATTATTAGGGTTTATCTTATTTTTTGGACATACTACAGATCTTGTAAAAGATTATTTTCAAAATATAGGTTATTACATAAGCACTATAGTCGATAAGACTTTTAATCTATATGCTTATAATAAGGATAGTCAAGGCTGGTTAAAAAGCTGGACTCTATTTTATTGGGGATGGTGGATAGCTTGGTCACCATTTGTAGGAATGTTTATTGCAAAAGTTTCAAGAGGTAGATCTATAAGAGAATTTGTAGTTGGAGTATTGTTTATTCCAGTTGGATTTACTTTTTTATGGATGACTGTTTTTGGAAACTCTTCTATAGATATAGCTATGACTAGTTCAGGAGAGAGTTTAGTAAGTGCTGCACAAAATAATGTGCCAGTTGCACTATTTGAGTTTTTAAGGTTTTTTCCTTTTTCTACTTTTGCATCTATATTAGCTGTTCTTTTAGTGGTTACATTTTTTGTTACTTCTGCAGATAGTGGTTCTTTAGTTATAGATATTTTAGCGACAGGAAATGCCAAAGAATCATTAGTGCTCCATCGTATTTCGTGGTCAATTTTAACTGGGTTATTAGCAATTTCATTACTTTTAACGGGTGGGTTAGATGCATTACAGTCTGCTACAATTATTAGTGCTTTTCCTTTATTATTTATACTTTTCTTAATGTGTATTTGTTTGATAAAGAGTTTAAGACTAGATTATTTAAGAATTAAAAGCATAGAAACACATTCAACAGTAGTGCAATATGTTAAAGCAAATACTTCTTGGCAAGATAGATTAAAAGCTATAATTGACAAGCCTTCTAAAGAAGAAGCAGAATTATTTTTACATGATGTAGTTCATAATGCTATATACGAAGTTTCTAACAAAATGAAACAAACTGGTTTAAATACAGAAGTTTTTGTAGATGAAGAGACTATTAGCTTAACAATATTTAATGAAAAAACTGATGATTTTATATATACAGTAATGCTTAGAATATATCAGTCAAAAGATGAAAGTGAATATAATAGAGTTGAAGTATTTCTTAGTCATGGTGGACAATATTACGACATTATGGGTTATTCAAAAGAGCAGGTTATAGCAGATGTTATTAACCAATATGACAAACATCTTCATTATTTACATTTAGCAGTCGCAGATAAAGATATTATTAGCTAA
- a CDS encoding MauE/DoxX family redox-associated membrane protein translates to MTNVNKIKKATLYRMVTDKHICPYGIKAKDLLKRKGYEIEDIHLKTREETDVFKEKYKVKTTPQTFIDGKRIGGYDDLQEFFGVAKPKKEKTYIPVIVVFAIAFLMTLATSYALSETFIFIIKMFMGFSISILAMLKLQDIEKFLNQFITYDLLARKWLRYAYIYPFAEAFVGMGIIATILTPLVAVIAIVIGSIGAISVYDAVYIKKRDLKCACVGGNSNVPLGFISLTENIMMILMGIWMFFM, encoded by the coding sequence ATGACTAATGTTAATAAAATAAAAAAAGCTACTCTTTATCGTATGGTTACAGATAAGCATATTTGTCCTTATGGTATAAAAGCAAAAGATCTTTTAAAGCGTAAAGGTTATGAAATTGAAGATATTCATCTAAAAACTAGAGAAGAGACAGATGTTTTTAAAGAAAAATATAAGGTAAAAACTACACCACAAACTTTTATAGATGGTAAAAGGATAGGTGGCTATGATGATTTGCAGGAATTTTTTGGTGTGGCAAAGCCGAAGAAAGAAAAGACTTATATTCCTGTTATAGTGGTTTTTGCTATTGCATTTTTAATGACTTTAGCAACGAGTTATGCATTATCTGAAACATTTATATTTATTATAAAAATGTTTATGGGATTTAGTATTTCTATTTTAGCAATGCTAAAACTTCAGGATATTGAGAAGTTCTTAAATCAATTTATAACTTATGATTTATTAGCTAGGAAATGGCTGCGTTATGCTTATATTTATCCTTTTGCAGAGGCTTTTGTAGGTATGGGTATAATAGCAACAATTTTAACTCCGCTAGTAGCTGTGATCGCTATAGTTATTGGTTCTATAGGCGCTATATCAGTATATGATGCTGTATATATTAAAAAGCGTGATTTAAAATGTGCATGCGTAGGTGGAAATAGTAATGTACCTTTGGGATTTATATCATTAACTGAAAATATAATGATGATATTAATGGGTATATGGATGTTTTTTATGTAA
- a CDS encoding thioredoxin domain-containing protein, translated as MNKKKLLIALTAASLAIGLTACKGEDKASDEPTAPASEVTTNNTTTNNNSNASYVIGYGIGSNMANDPNLDGIDINNDKVIQGFNDALNNTKPAVSEEAIASNLKQLRETVTEKMNAQSVSSFLENRDSIVSSDLTPKTDNKGAKIAVYEFFDYQCMYCAKVYPELEKLMDKNPNVEFVFVEFPIFGERSPASEYAAEVGSAIYKLYGGATYVKYHDGIFATGEDEGKLKDSTIDKVAKDSGADIAKVKATIKSAKIAEHLKDVLTIGSQNLGIQGTPYLVVAPINNANESNTTVIAGYTNADNIQRAIDDASSGAQAQTAATYDNSSATDKSAAPITQADNSATTTTPVANANESSEAASTNAALTDAVSAEQTSNSGSSVQA; from the coding sequence ATGAATAAGAAAAAACTTTTAATAGCTCTAACAGCTGCTAGTTTAGCTATTGGTCTTACTGCTTGTAAAGGTGAAGACAAGGCCTCTGATGAGCCTACAGCTCCTGCATCAGAAGTAACTACAAATAACACTACAACAAATAATAATAGCAATGCTAGCTATGTTATAGGTTATGGCATTGGTAGTAATATGGCTAACGACCCTAATCTTGATGGTATTGATATTAACAATGATAAAGTTATACAAGGTTTCAATGATGCATTAAATAATACAAAACCTGCTGTATCAGAAGAGGCTATAGCTAGCAACTTAAAACAATTAAGAGAAACAGTAACTGAAAAAATGAATGCTCAAAGCGTATCAAGTTTCTTAGAGAATAGAGATAGCATAGTTAGTTCTGATCTAACTCCAAAAACTGATAATAAAGGCGCTAAAATAGCTGTTTATGAATTCTTTGATTATCAATGTATGTATTGTGCTAAGGTTTATCCTGAACTTGAAAAACTTATGGATAAAAATCCAAATGTAGAGTTTGTATTTGTAGAATTCCCAATCTTTGGAGAAAGATCTCCAGCATCTGAGTACGCTGCTGAAGTTGGTTCTGCTATCTATAAACTTTATGGTGGTGCTACTTATGTTAAGTATCATGATGGAATATTTGCTACTGGTGAAGATGAAGGAAAATTAAAAGATTCTACAATTGATAAAGTAGCTAAAGATTCTGGTGCTGATATTGCAAAAGTAAAAGCTACTATCAAATCAGCGAAGATTGCTGAACATCTAAAAGATGTATTAACTATTGGCAGTCAAAATTTAGGAATTCAGGGTACTCCTTACCTTGTAGTAGCTCCTATCAATAATGCTAATGAGTCTAATACAACAGTTATAGCTGGATATACAAATGCTGATAATATTCAACGTGCTATTGATGATGCTTCATCTGGAGCTCAAGCTCAAACAGCAGCAACTTATGATAATAGCTCAGCTACAGATAAATCAGCAGCTCCTATAACTCAAGCTGACAATTCTGCAACCACAACAACTCCTGTTGCTAATGCTAATGAGTCTTCTGAAGCAGCTTCAACTAATGCAGCATTAACAGATGCAGTATCAGCAGAACAAACTTCTAATAGTGGCTCATCTGTACAAGCTTAA
- a CDS encoding FKBP-type peptidyl-prolyl cis-trans isomerase N-terminal domain-containing protein, producing MKFKKTLILAPLAVIALSTSAFADDSSDMSYSVGYSMGKNLQGQLQDSNISIDNKELVSGLTDGIKGKDAKLSQDDMRKAMIDLQNQAMAAANKTQAK from the coding sequence ATGAAATTTAAAAAAACTTTAATTTTAGCACCTTTAGCAGTAATAGCTCTTTCAACTAGCGCTTTTGCTGATGATTCAAGTGATATGAGTTATTCTGTTGGATACTCTATGGGTAAGAATTTACAAGGTCAATTACAAGATAGTAATATTTCTATTGATAATAAAGAGCTTGTATCTGGTCTTACAGATGGTATTAAAGGTAAAGATGCTAAACTTTCTCAAGATGATATGAGAAAAGCTATGATAGATCTACAAAATCAAGCTATGGCTGCTGCAAATAAAACACAAGCTAAATAA
- a CDS encoding alpha/beta hydrolase, translated as MKEEKIIVLVHGFIKNSKDMFTIESFFKQHYDYIISVDLPTTFVSMEAAVTRLCQIIGDIPKTKSITFIAHSMGGIIVCKTIHKLQLENIDKCIFIATPFKGSGIADFGDRIPFYSRILKPNKELKVTDKYLDICNSVAAKFPVGLIAGNKHSKLNFLARLCLSEDNDGLVDVESAFAINSDDRIILNKSHAKIHHDTDTLNKIVSFLETGKFVS; from the coding sequence ATGAAAGAAGAAAAAATTATTGTTCTAGTGCACGGATTTATTAAAAATAGTAAGGATATGTTTACTATTGAGAGTTTTTTTAAGCAGCATTATGACTATATTATATCTGTTGATCTGCCTACCACTTTTGTAAGTATGGAGGCTGCAGTTACTAGGCTTTGCCAAATTATAGGAGATATTCCTAAGACAAAATCTATTACATTTATAGCTCATAGTATGGGTGGCATAATAGTTTGTAAGACTATACATAAATTACAACTTGAAAATATTGATAAATGTATATTTATAGCTACACCATTTAAAGGTTCAGGGATAGCAGACTTTGGAGATAGAATTCCTTTTTATTCTAGAATACTAAAACCAAATAAAGAGCTTAAGGTAACTGATAAGTATCTAGATATTTGTAATAGTGTAGCTGCTAAGTTTCCCGTAGGATTAATAGCAGGTAATAAGCATTCAAAACTTAATTTTTTGGCTAGGCTTTGTTTAAGTGAAGATAATGATGGTTTAGTTGATGTGGAGTCGGCTTTTGCTATAAATAGTGATGATAGAATTATCTTAAATAAAAGCCATGCGAAAATTCATCATGATACGGATACTTTAAATAAGATAGTTTCTTTTCTAGAAACAGGTAAGTTTGTATCTTAA
- a CDS encoding NAD(P)H-hydrate dehydratase → MDFLTEKQNREIEEYAISKGINLIDYASSKITKFIVKKFPKNSKLLFIVGNGNNGSDGIAAAIKLHNENYDVDVYRIFSKGNKDNQNYYKKFSKLKNTLKELPNIYDYDAVIDGIFGIGLDRDLQGEVLELVKTINKTAKYILAIDVPSGLGAFNAKVYGEAIQANDTITFLADKQGLHTADGLDYAGKVTVAKLISNKDIKLSKAPYKVIRNTIEDINLDNILRKKKNTNKGTYGSLAIVGGNIGMNGALQLAGTSALYSGCGKVSLISLDKNFRPDMSIPELMTKSLENIPQNINTFSALAVGVGFGTCEESQKILKILIENLNQPSIFDADALNIIASNAEVKERFIYLENKIITPHPAEAARLLNCSTQEIQNDRFEAIRKLAREYNATVILKGAGSLICKNNEIYINKTGNQGIAVAGQGDVLSGIVGSFLAQDLDTLSASRLAVHVHGLAGDELAKKLGGYIGVLPSRVAKEICKILNKEGELYD, encoded by the coding sequence ATGGATTTTCTTACAGAAAAACAAAATCGAGAAATAGAAGAATATGCAATTTCTAAAGGTATCAACCTTATAGATTATGCATCATCAAAGATAACAAAGTTTATCGTAAAAAAATTTCCTAAAAACTCAAAACTACTTTTTATAGTTGGGAATGGTAATAATGGTAGTGATGGGATTGCAGCTGCTATAAAGCTTCATAATGAAAACTATGATGTTGATGTCTATAGAATATTTTCAAAAGGTAATAAAGATAATCAAAACTATTATAAAAAGTTTTCCAAGCTCAAAAATACATTAAAAGAATTACCTAATATTTATGATTATGATGCTGTTATTGATGGGATATTTGGTATTGGACTAGATAGAGATTTACAAGGTGAAGTTTTAGAGTTGGTAAAGACTATAAATAAAACTGCCAAATATATTTTAGCTATAGATGTCCCAAGTGGCTTAGGGGCTTTTAATGCTAAAGTCTATGGTGAGGCAATACAAGCTAATGATACGATTACTTTCTTAGCTGATAAGCAAGGATTACATACTGCTGATGGTTTAGATTATGCAGGTAAAGTTACTGTTGCTAAGTTAATTAGTAATAAAGATATAAAGTTGTCGAAAGCTCCATATAAAGTTATCAGGAATACTATAGAAGATATAAATTTAGATAATATCCTTAGGAAGAAGAAAAATACTAATAAAGGCACTTATGGTAGCTTAGCAATAGTTGGTGGCAATATTGGTATGAATGGAGCACTACAACTGGCTGGTACAAGTGCTTTATATAGTGGTTGTGGAAAGGTCTCCTTAATTTCTTTAGATAAAAATTTCCGCCCTGATATGTCTATACCAGAGCTTATGACTAAATCACTAGAAAATATTCCCCAAAATATAAATACTTTTTCAGCTCTAGCTGTGGGAGTAGGATTTGGAACTTGTGAAGAATCTCAAAAGATTTTAAAAATATTAATTGAGAACTTAAATCAGCCATCCATCTTTGATGCTGATGCACTTAATATAATTGCTAGCAATGCTGAAGTAAAAGAGAGATTTATCTATTTAGAAAATAAAATAATAACCCCACATCCTGCAGAAGCAGCAAGATTACTTAATTGTAGTACTCAAGAAATTCAAAATGACAGATTTGAGGCTATAAGGAAGTTAGCTAGAGAATATAATGCAACGGTAATACTGAAAGGAGCGGGTAGTCTAATTTGTAAAAATAATGAAATATATATAAATAAAACGGGTAATCAAGGTATAGCAGTAGCAGGGCAGGGAGATGTATTATCTGGAATTGTTGGTTCATTTTTAGCTCAGGACTTAGATACTTTATCCGCGAGTAGATTAGCTGTGCATGTACATGGTTTGGCTGGAGATGAATTAGCTAAAAAGCTTGGAGGCTATATTGGGGTTTTACCTAGTAGGGTTGCTAAAGAGATTTGTAAAATTTTAAATAAAGAAGGAGAGCTATATGACTAA